Proteins from one Malassezia vespertilionis chromosome 2, complete sequence genomic window:
- the PRM1 gene encoding plasma membrane fusion protein prm1 (EggNog:ENOG503NWR5; TransMembrane:4 (i84-102o108-125i278-301o307-326i); COG:S), with protein sequence MDRAVSELAAIVLGVAWYTYHCITSKFAQQATLVRLVDDARAIVCAACRHGEDAVARLESLPAQIAWKQREAVLRDAEMLVRTMGRVLVAILSICSVVINMLCSSYRALFLCTLQLVIQSILSVLDAATKAVADGVQAAGHMLHAVLGAAFHAVQGAADLGADALNAVFGSLGVHIPAHAWTEPHALQLLDNITVPPNLVHPFASLRTALPSVDELRSSAEDAFDSTLRGIQAQINQSMVHFAMPAKAIPPVNSTSAMCDAVPWDMFRRATTVIRHASIMHAVLTGVLMLVLLLGSMAMAWRSIRTGASWLVHVVVFFFILHWILLEVHIYVLHKVDDVTAKAVHLVNETNAELAHAEQQVNTMVLGRVHEAIPGAFAVLDSVLDLLTDTVHNVFGATPIEQPAQQFAACLLGNKLHAAEKSLEVLQRATFVQLPRMEAPADWLALDRVLAPISLAWQAPWATLSGMVARELAQLHIERLVLLGTLLLTA encoded by the exons ATGGACCGTGCCGTTTCTGAGCTAGCAGCGATTGTGCTGGGTGTAGCGTGGTATACCTACCATTGCATTACAAGCAAgtttgcgcagcaagcgacgcttgtgcgccttgttgacgatgcacgcgccattGTTTGTGCCGCGTGCCGCCACGGCGAAGATGCGGTGGCGAGGCTGGAAAGTCTCCCTGCGCAAATTGCATGGAAGCAAAGAGAAGCTGTGttgcgcgatgccgagATGCTTGTGCGCACCATGGGGCGTGTGCTGGTAGCCATTCTGTCCATATGCAGCGTGGTCATCAACATGCTGTGCTCTTCGTACCGCGCGCTCTTTCTTTGCACACTGCAGCTTGTCATCCAGAGTATCTTGTCTGTGCTAGATGCAGCAACAAAAGCAGTCGCGGATGGTGTACAAGCGGCCGGACACATGCTGCATGCCGtccttggcgctgctttccACGCGGTCCAAGGCGCCGCCGATCTCGGCGCGGATGCTCTGAACGCGGTGTTCGGGTcgcttggcgtgcacaTTCCTGCCCATGCGTGGACAGAGCCACACGcactgcagctgctcgataATATCACGGTGCCGCCTAACTTGGTGCACCCCTTTgcttcgctgcgcacggcattGCCGTCcgtggacgagctgcgcagcagtgCAGAGGATGCGTTTGACTCGACACTGCGAGGCATACAGGCGCAGATAAATCAGTCTATGGTGCACTTTGCCATGCCTGCTAAAGCGATTCCGCCCGTGAACAGCACCAGCGCCATGTGCGACGCAGTGCCATGGGACATGTTTCGTCGCGCAACGACCGTGATTCGGCACGCATCCATCATGCACGCCGTCTTGACTGGCGTGCTGATGCTGGTGCTCCTGCTCGGGAGCATGGCAATGGCGTGGCGCTCGATACGTACCGGCGCATCCTGGCTCGTACACGTCGTCGTCTTTTTTTTCATCCTGCATTGGATTTTGCTCGAGGTGCACATCTACGTACTGCACAAAGTAGACGACGTGACAGCAAAG GCGGTGCACCTTGTCAACGAGACCAacgccgagcttgcgcatgcaGAACAGCAAGTAAATACAATGGTGCTTGGTCGTGTACACGAGGCAATTCCCGGCGCGTTTGCCGTGCTTGACAGCGTGCTTGACTTGCTCACCGACACGGTCCACAACGTCTTTGGCGCCACGCCCATCGAACAGCCCGCACAGCAATTCGCCGCTTGCCTCCTGGGCAACAAACTACACGCAGCTGAAAAGTCACTCGAagttttgcagcgcgcaacgtTCGTGCAACTTCCCCGCATGGAGGCGCCGGCAGATTGGCTCGCACTCGACCGCGTGCTGGCGCCTATTTCACTCGCatggcaagcgccgtggGCGACCTTGTCGGGCATGGTAGCCCGCGAGCTCGCACAGCTGCACATCGAGCGGCTTGTGCTGTtgggcacgctgctgctt ACCGCTTGA
- a CDS encoding uncharacterized protein (EggNog:ENOG503Q3FF; TransMembrane:4 (i126-146o181-205i290-308o314-338i); COG:S), whose amino-acid sequence MRRREPAPSAFGASGTPRKSTNEMLRTPVRTPVRGLVSPHLYASPLHRKGAFASPLRTATFAAAPEANAEQHVPKTWNDALWELYVRLYLHRLSRVPSTVQAALQSLEMELDDVVHEPRMGVPIGIALHLFSLLSQVILPGSALYFPGITPKAKPVHLFAPKGNGYAAYLARVVAEQRRAALLYVSRALSFALVAAALYNTYLLFSRYRTYRLWYRNIRDVLRNPHAQLESPPQAPPPLVSWQAWAYAWMLAGLRQVPIVEWFVPPAAPVAAEAPTEKIYTLRVWDMLEAPLHIFAIYSPAHALWWALVGSLGIWPALAWLSTSLFMALFAAQTFFLAHEYALHVKDQRLLSAEVLREYDEKFVIPRAMPLVREASTMTDDSITRVP is encoded by the exons atgcgccgtcgcgagccagcgccgagtgcgtttggcgcgaGCGGTACGCCGCGTAAAAGCACGAATgagatgctgcgcacgcccgTACGCACGCCCGTACGGGGGCTCGTGAGTCCGCATTTGTATGCGTCGCCTTTGCACCGAAAAGGTGCTTTTGCGAGTCCATTGCGTACCGCCACctttgccgcagcgcccgaGGCGAATGCAGAGCAACACGTGCCAAAGACCTGGAACGATGCGCTATGGGAGCTGTACGTACGCCTCTACTTACACAGACTTTCACGCGTTCCCAGCACGGTCCAAGCTGCACTGCAGTCCTTGGAAATGGAATTGGACGACGTGGTgcacgagccgcgcatgggCGTCCCCATTGGCATTGCACTCCACCTTTTCTCGCTGCTCTCCCAAGTGATCCTCCCGGGCTCGGCGCTTTATTTTCCCGGCATCACGCCCAAAGCCAAGCCGGTGCATCTGTTTGCGCCAAAAGGAAATGGGTACGCGGCGTACCTTGCGCGTGTGGTAGcagagcagcgccgcgccgcgttgcTGTATGTGTCGCGCGCACTTTcttttgcgcttgtcgctgcggcgctgtacAATACATACCTCTTATTTTCGCGGTACCGCACGTACAGGCTGTGGTACCGCAACATTCGCGACGTATTGCGCAATCCACACGCACAGCTGGAATcgccgccgcaagcgccgccgccgcttgtTTCATGGCAGGCGTGGGCATATGCATGGATGCTTGCAGGCCTGCGCCAGGTCCCGATTGTCGAGTGGTTCGTGCCGCCGGCAGCACCTGTTGCAGCCGAGGCGCCTACGGAAAAGATCTATACGTTGCGCGTGTGGGACATGCTggaagcgccgctccaTATTTTTGC CATATATTCGCCGGCGCACGCTCTGTGGTGGGCGCTTGTGGGCTCGCTTGGGATCTGGcctgcgcttgcatggCTCTCTACCTCCCTCTTCATGGCCCtgtttgcagcgcagactTTTTTCTTGGCGCACGAGTACGCACTGCACGTCAAAGATCAAAGGCTGTTGTCTGCCGAAGTACTGCGCGAATACGACGAGAAG TTTGTCATTCCGCGTGCTATGCCGCTGGTGCGCGAAGCATCGACCATGACAGATGATAGCATAACACGTGTCCCATAG